In Thermodesulfobacteriota bacterium, the genomic window CAAGATGAACGTGGACGAGAATCCCCAGACGCCCGCCAAGTACGGCGTGCGGGGGATTCCCAACATCAAGCTTTTCCGGGGCGGCCAGGTGGTCGATGAGGTGGTCGGCGCCGTTCCCCGGCAGAAGCTCGAGGAACTGCTCAAGAAGGTGGCGTGATGCCTCTGTACGAGTACAGGTGCTCCGCCTGCGGCGAGCGCCGCGAGGTGCTCGCCCGCTCTTCCGAAGCAGCCCAGCCCCCGGGGTGCCCCGTGTGCGGAGCCTCGATGGAGAAGCTCTTTGCGACCGTGGCCGCCCGCACCAAGAGCGGGGCGGCCGGCTGCGGGGCGCCCCGGGGAGCTTTCTCCTGACGGTGAACCCCGGGGCCGGTCGGCTTCGCGGAGGAATGAGCGGCGCGCCCGGAGCTTTCCG contains:
- a CDS encoding zinc ribbon domain-containing protein, with translation MPLYEYRCSACGERREVLARSSEAAQPPGCPVCGASMEKLFATVAARTKSGAAGCGAPRGAFS